From a region of the Cognatiyoonia koreensis genome:
- a CDS encoding MATE family efflux transporter, whose translation MQDVALSRAAHGRAILKLGLPLIASNVAQFAIHITDTIMLGWYDVTALAAATIATTLFFLTFIVGAGFAFAVTPLVAAAAEAEDSVQVRRVTRMGGWLSIFYGGVVMVPFFWSEDILLWIGQAPDVAALGHDYLIIALWGMVPALLVMTLKSYLAALEHTAIILWGTIIAAVLNVALNYVLIFGNFGAPELGIRGAAIASVALQAATVGILLLYGLRVLPQYKLLQNIFKPDNEIMGQVFRLGWPIGVTSLAEGGLFSVSAIMIGWIGELELAAHGIVIQLASLAFVVHVGLSQVATIRAGRALGRRDEASLRRGGHVAFFMSFAFAMVTVCFFLLFSRPVISAFLGADEPARDQVIAIGIGLLAMAALFQVVDALQVMALGMLRGVQDTTVPMFMAAISYWGIGIPVSYLLTFEMGLGPVGIWLGLVIGLTIACMLLNWRFWTRSVRINDRFAAEGVAAS comes from the coding sequence ATGCAAGACGTCGCACTCTCTCGCGCTGCCCATGGCAGGGCCATCCTGAAGCTGGGTTTGCCGCTGATTGCGAGCAACGTAGCGCAATTCGCGATTCACATTACCGATACGATCATGTTGGGTTGGTATGATGTCACGGCACTTGCTGCCGCGACGATTGCCACCACGTTGTTCTTTCTGACGTTTATCGTCGGGGCTGGTTTCGCCTTTGCTGTTACCCCGCTGGTTGCCGCCGCAGCCGAGGCCGAAGATTCAGTGCAGGTGCGCCGCGTCACACGCATGGGCGGCTGGCTGTCCATCTTTTACGGCGGCGTCGTCATGGTGCCGTTTTTCTGGTCCGAGGACATACTGCTTTGGATCGGGCAGGCCCCTGACGTGGCCGCATTGGGCCATGATTATCTGATTATTGCGCTTTGGGGCATGGTGCCGGCACTTCTGGTCATGACGCTGAAATCCTATCTGGCCGCGCTGGAGCATACCGCCATCATTCTTTGGGGCACGATAATCGCGGCGGTCCTGAATGTGGCGCTGAACTACGTGCTGATCTTTGGCAATTTCGGCGCACCCGAACTGGGTATTCGTGGGGCTGCGATCGCGTCAGTTGCACTGCAAGCCGCGACGGTGGGCATTTTGCTGCTGTATGGTTTGCGTGTGCTGCCGCAATACAAGCTGCTTCAGAACATCTTCAAACCGGATAACGAAATCATGGGGCAGGTGTTCCGGCTTGGCTGGCCCATCGGCGTCACGTCGCTTGCCGAAGGCGGTCTGTTCAGCGTTAGCGCGATCATGATCGGCTGGATCGGTGAACTTGAACTGGCTGCGCATGGAATTGTCATTCAACTGGCAAGCCTTGCTTTTGTTGTGCACGTCGGTTTGTCACAGGTCGCAACGATCCGCGCGGGCCGCGCGCTTGGCCGCCGCGATGAGGCGAGCTTGCGGCGGGGCGGACATGTCGCTTTTTTCATGTCCTTTGCCTTTGCAATGGTCACTGTCTGTTTCTTCCTGCTGTTTTCGCGGCCTGTGATTTCCGCTTTTCTTGGGGCAGACGAACCGGCCCGCGATCAGGTCATTGCAATTGGTATCGGATTGTTGGCGATGGCCGCATTGTTTCAGGTCGTTGATGCATTGCAGGTCATGGCTCTGGGGATGCTGCGCGGCGTGCAGGATACGACTGTGCCGATGTTCATGGCGGCGATCAGCTATTGGGGAATTGGCATTCCCGTCAGTTATCTGCTGACATTTGAGATGGGCCTTGGTCCTGTCGGAATCTGGCTGGGGCTGGTCATCGGCCTGACGATTGCATGCATGCTGCTTAACTGGCGGTTCTGGACGCGTTCGGTGCGGATCAACGATCGCTTTGCAGCCGAAGGCGTTGCAGCGTCTTAG